From Chloroflexi bacterium ADurb.Bin180, a single genomic window includes:
- the ydhX_1 gene encoding putative ferredoxin-like protein YdhX precursor, whose product MSDRITEKLQRLQEQMLAGTVSRRDFLRYATMMGVTVGAAEALASCAPKPAPTAVPPTKVPPTAAPPTAVAPTAVAPTAPPPAAEKKPLAGHMIRYNPQLCTGCSVCAFACADKWMTKYFPEEAKDTINLEFSRIRPMRFQWVDILQNCQYCTLMEWAEGSNKAPCQQVCPQEAIQVVPEGQGEPTFTGYGYMTVDRDLCTGLDLCGRCLEICEDQFGSGISFDPIEKKAQICSRCGGLPACVDACPEPGALMFAPLQTNGRYWANTPSAMAEMLFMKIYQKRRTV is encoded by the coding sequence ATGTCTGATCGAATAACCGAGAAGCTACAGCGGTTGCAGGAGCAGATGCTCGCGGGCACAGTCTCGCGGCGCGATTTCCTGCGCTACGCCACGATGATGGGCGTGACCGTGGGAGCCGCAGAGGCTCTGGCTTCCTGCGCCCCCAAGCCTGCGCCTACGGCAGTGCCTCCAACCAAAGTTCCGCCCACCGCAGCTCCGCCAACAGCCGTTGCACCGACTGCTGTGGCGCCGACTGCCCCGCCCCCGGCTGCGGAGAAAAAGCCGCTGGCCGGCCACATGATTCGTTACAATCCCCAGTTGTGCACTGGCTGCTCGGTCTGTGCGTTTGCCTGTGCCGACAAGTGGATGACCAAGTACTTCCCCGAAGAGGCCAAGGATACCATCAATCTCGAGTTCTCCCGCATCCGCCCTATGCGCTTTCAGTGGGTGGATATCCTCCAGAATTGCCAGTACTGCACATTGATGGAGTGGGCCGAGGGCTCGAACAAGGCGCCGTGCCAGCAGGTTTGCCCTCAGGAAGCCATCCAGGTCGTTCCCGAGGGTCAGGGTGAACCGACCTTTACCGGCTATGGCTACATGACGGTGGACCGCGATCTGTGCACCGGTCTTGACCTGTGCGGGCGCTGCCTCGAGATCTGCGAGGACCAGTTCGGCAGTGGTATCTCGTTTGACCCGATTGAGAAAAAGGCCCAGATCTGCTCGCGTTGCGGCGGTCTGCCGGCCTGTGTGGATGCCTGCCCCGAGCCAGGTGCCCTCATGTTTGCCCCGCTGCAGACCAATGGTCGCTACTGGGCGAATACCCCCTCGGCGATGGCAGAGATGCTGTTCATGAAGATCTACCAGAAGAGGAGGACGGTGTGA